From Macaca mulatta isolate MMU2019108-1 chromosome 3, T2T-MMU8v2.0, whole genome shotgun sequence, the proteins below share one genomic window:
- the B3GALT5 gene encoding beta-1,3-galactosyltransferase 5: MACPKMRLMYICLLVLGALCWYFSMYNLNPFKEQSFTYKKEDRHFLKLPDTNCSQTPPFLVLLVTSSHKQLAERMAIRQTWGKERMVKGKQLKTFFLLGTTSSAAETKEVDQESQRHNDIIQKDFLDVYYNLTLKTMMGMEWVHRFCPQAAFVMKTDSDMFINVDYLTELLLKKNRTTRFFTGFLKLNEFPIRQPFSKWFVSKSEYPWDRYPPFCSGTAYAFSGDVASQVYNVSNSVPYIKLEDVFVGLCLERLNIRLEELHSQQTFFPEGLRFSVCRFRRIVACHFVKPQALLDYWQALENSQKKDCPPV, translated from the coding sequence ATGGCTTGCCCGAAGATGAGATTGATGTATATTTGCCTTCTGGTTCTGGGGGCTCTTTGTTGGTATTTTAGCATGTACAATCTGAATCCTTTCAAAGAACAGTCCTTTACTTACAAGAAAGAGGACAGGCACTTCCTTAAGCTCCCAGATACAAACTGCAGTCAGACACCCCCCTTCCTTGTCCTGCTAGTGACCTCATCCCACAAACAGTTGGCTGAGCGCATGGCCATCCGGCAGACGTGGGGGAAAGAGAGAATGGTGAAGGGAAAGCAGCTGAAGACGTTCTTCCTCCTGGGGACCACCAGCAGCGCGGCAGAAACAAAAGAGGTGGACCAGGAGAGCCAGCGACACAACGACATTATCCAGAAGGATTTCCTAGACGTCTATTACAATTTGACCCTGAAGACCATGATGGGCATGGAATGGGTCCATCGCTTTTGTCCTCAGGCAGCATTTGTGATGAAAACAGACTCAGACATGTTCATCAATGTTGACTATCTGACCGAACTGCTTctgaagaaaaacagaaccacCAGGTTTTTCACTGGCTTCTTGAAACTCAATGAGTTTCCCATCAGGCAACCATTCAGTAAGTGGTTTGTCAGCAAATCTGAATATCCGTGGGACAGGTACCCACCATTCTGCTCTGGCACTGCCTATGCGTTTTCTGGCGACGTGGCGAGTCAGGTGTACAATGTCTCCAACAGCGTCCCATACATTAAACTGGAAGACGTGTTTGTGGGGCTCTGCCTCGAAAGGCTGAACATCAGATTGGAGGAGCTCCACTCCCAGCAGACCTTTTTCCCAGAGGGCTTACGCTTCTCTGTGTGCCGCTTCAGGAGGATCGTGGCCTGCCACTTCGTCAAGCCCCAGGCTCTCCTGGACTACTGGCAGGCTCTAGAGAATTCCCAGAAGAAAGATTGTCCGCCTGTCTGA